The following are from one region of the Paenibacillus sp. KS-LC4 genome:
- a CDS encoding response regulator transcription factor: MEDLKHKKLLIVDDESDLREMVEGFLRKEGYTRIFQAATCAEALRSIRAAKPDLVLMDIMLPDGDGFSLLQSLRQFSNVPVLFLSARGEDEDRLLGLGLGADDYMVKPFLPRELLLRLSAILRRVYAPFRQEQRPIFQLGHRVIDLESGIVRTSSENVSLTAKELVLLTKFYENRNRIVTNDALCQAAWSDDYYGYENTLMVHIRRIREKIEELPSSPEHLLTVRGLGYKLLVKGDE; encoded by the coding sequence ATGGAAGACTTAAAGCATAAAAAACTGCTCATCGTTGATGATGAGAGCGATTTAAGGGAAATGGTCGAGGGGTTTTTACGCAAAGAGGGCTATACCCGCATTTTTCAGGCGGCTACCTGCGCTGAGGCACTGCGCAGCATAAGGGCGGCTAAGCCGGACCTTGTCCTTATGGATATAATGCTGCCTGACGGGGACGGCTTCTCTCTGCTCCAGTCACTGCGGCAGTTTTCCAACGTTCCTGTGCTTTTTCTATCCGCCAGAGGAGAGGATGAGGATCGCTTGCTTGGTCTTGGGCTAGGCGCCGACGATTATATGGTGAAGCCTTTTTTGCCGCGCGAGCTGCTGCTGCGCTTGAGCGCGATTTTACGGCGAGTATATGCGCCATTTCGCCAGGAGCAGCGCCCTATTTTTCAACTGGGTCACCGTGTTATAGATTTGGAAAGCGGCATTGTGCGGACGTCCAGCGAGAACGTTTCTTTAACCGCTAAGGAGCTCGTCCTGCTAACCAAGTTTTACGAAAACCGCAACCGAATTGTAACCAATGATGCCCTCTGCCAAGCAGCGTGGAGCGATGATTATTACGGCTATGAAAATACATTAATGGTTCATATTCGCCGCATTCGTGAAAAAATCGAGGAGCTGCCCTCTAGTCCCGAGCATCTGCTGACCGTTCGCGGCTTAGGGTACAAGCTGCTGGTCAAGGGGGATGAATAA
- a CDS encoding ABC transporter ATP-binding protein: MKMQAIVSTRGLSKRYGSSYSVEKLDLLVEEGEIYGFLGPNGAGKSTTLKMILGLAQPTEGSVSVFGKELTKHRRLILSQTGSLIESPSYYGHLTGLENMRVVQRLRNVPASQVREALKIVRLEQQQNKKVSQYSLGMKQRLGIAMALLASPKLLVLDEPTNGLDPAGIGEIRELIKSLPQRLGMTVLLSSHLLSEIEQLATSVGIIHQGKMLFQGKLDQLRNEGRPTIAFKTSQNPMAHSLLAAQGFAPILQDGFLRLSHLTDGQVARINRGLLAADIDVLRIEEHKKSLESLFLELTGKERSL, encoded by the coding sequence ATGAAGATGCAGGCGATTGTATCTACCCGTGGCCTATCCAAACGATATGGCAGCAGCTATTCCGTCGAAAAGCTCGATTTATTGGTCGAGGAGGGAGAGATTTATGGCTTTCTTGGACCGAATGGAGCAGGGAAATCGACGACCTTAAAAATGATTTTAGGGCTCGCCCAGCCGACGGAGGGCAGCGTATCCGTATTCGGCAAGGAGCTGACCAAGCACCGCCGTCTTATTTTAAGCCAGACGGGCTCTCTGATCGAATCGCCTTCCTACTACGGCCATCTGACCGGCTTGGAAAACATGCGCGTCGTGCAGCGATTGCGGAATGTGCCCGCAAGCCAAGTGAGGGAAGCACTGAAAATTGTCCGGCTGGAGCAGCAGCAAAATAAAAAAGTATCGCAGTATTCCTTGGGCATGAAGCAGCGTTTAGGGATCGCGATGGCGCTGTTGGCTTCGCCTAAGCTGCTCGTACTGGACGAGCCGACGAATGGCCTTGATCCGGCAGGTATCGGTGAAATTCGCGAGCTGATTAAATCTTTGCCGCAGCGCCTTGGGATGACGGTGCTCCTATCCAGCCATCTCTTGTCGGAAATCGAACAGCTTGCCACCTCAGTAGGCATTATCCATCAAGGCAAAATGCTGTTCCAAGGCAAGCTGGATCAGCTGCGAAATGAAGGTCGGCCGACCATTGCCTTTAAGACGAGCCAAAATCCGATGGCGCATTCGCTGCTCGCCGCCCAAGGGTTTGCGCCGATTTTACAGGATGGCTTCCTGCGATTAAGTCATCTGACAGATGGTCAGGTAGCGCGAATCAATCGGGGACTGCTTGCAGCAGATATCGACGTGCTGCGCATAGAAGAGCATAAAAAAAGCTTGGAGAGCCTGTTTCTCGAATTGACAGGGAAGGAGCGCAGTCTATGA
- a CDS encoding ABC transporter permease has translation MIRAIWLEGYKLRRTYVGMTVLLMIGVEMGWAFMATSMSIARNPDQASWVPLIAMTASLNGLFAPILAAICVSRICDMEHKGNTWKLLLSMSVKRESLYAAKYGCVAFILLLACFVQIAALIGFGKMNGFEEAVPLMLLGRLLAGTMAAHLAVIALQQWLSMALKNQAFALCLGMLGGFIGMTADLFPSAIRALFIWSYYSGLSPVAQSYTDNRLEFIARDLGAGLPMLGLLLFLGLLIYGAGRWHISRQEV, from the coding sequence ATGATCCGCGCGATTTGGCTGGAAGGCTACAAGCTGCGCCGAACATACGTCGGGATGACGGTACTGCTGATGATAGGGGTGGAAATGGGGTGGGCGTTTATGGCAACAAGCATGTCCATCGCACGTAATCCGGATCAGGCGAGCTGGGTGCCGCTTATTGCAATGACGGCATCGTTGAACGGTCTGTTTGCCCCTATTCTCGCAGCGATCTGCGTATCGCGTATTTGCGATATGGAGCATAAGGGCAATACGTGGAAGCTGCTGCTTTCCATGTCAGTCAAGCGGGAGAGCTTATATGCTGCCAAATATGGCTGCGTGGCCTTTATTTTGCTGCTTGCCTGCTTTGTGCAAATAGCAGCTCTGATTGGCTTCGGTAAAATGAACGGTTTTGAGGAAGCGGTGCCGCTTATGCTGCTCGGACGCTTGCTTGCTGGAACGATGGCTGCTCATCTGGCCGTCATTGCCTTGCAGCAGTGGTTATCCATGGCGCTTAAAAATCAGGCATTCGCGCTATGTCTCGGCATGCTTGGCGGGTTCATTGGCATGACTGCTGATTTGTTTCCAAGTGCAATAAGGGCATTGTTCATCTGGTCGTATTACTCGGGTCTTAGTCCGGTCGCCCAGAGCTATACGGATAATCGGCTTGAATTTATAGCGCGGGATTTAGGAGCGGGACTTCCAATGCTGGGACTGTTGTTATTTCTAGGGTTGTTGATCTATGGGGCAGGACGATGGCATATATCCAGACAGGAGGTGTAG
- a CDS encoding ABC transporter permease, with amino-acid sequence MLKRVVPAEWLKLRHSHLWIVLLALPIVSILMGCGNLYMNQGVLQNGWYSLWSQVGLFYGEFFFPTLIAICCAYLCRLEHSGKNWNMMMTAPIPVASIFWAKLYTASMLTGFVQVVFAVLYMIGGAMVGLSLSELPGELFGWLVRGWLAAITISSLQLLLSLRIRSFAVPVGIGLGATFLGLGMYAAKAGLFFPHSLLTIGMGVLSPERLPVQQQLTVVVVNVLYTAAFSAAAIYRLRTADVSA; translated from the coding sequence ATGCTGAAAAGGGTAGTTCCCGCTGAATGGCTGAAGCTGCGCCATTCGCATCTATGGATCGTATTGCTTGCGCTGCCGATTGTCAGCATCCTGATGGGGTGCGGTAATTTATATATGAATCAGGGGGTATTGCAAAATGGCTGGTATAGCTTATGGTCGCAGGTCGGGCTGTTTTATGGCGAGTTTTTCTTCCCGACGCTGATTGCGATTTGCTGTGCCTATCTTTGCAGATTGGAGCATTCAGGCAAAAACTGGAATATGATGATGACCGCTCCGATTCCGGTTGCCAGCATTTTTTGGGCGAAGCTCTATACAGCCAGTATGCTGACGGGCTTTGTGCAAGTAGTATTTGCCGTGCTTTATATGATAGGGGGGGCAATGGTTGGATTAAGCCTCTCCGAATTGCCGGGAGAACTATTCGGCTGGCTCGTGCGGGGCTGGCTGGCAGCCATTACGATTAGCAGCTTGCAATTGCTGCTGTCCTTACGGATACGCAGCTTTGCCGTCCCTGTAGGCATCGGGCTAGGGGCAACCTTTCTGGGGCTGGGCATGTATGCAGCGAAGGCAGGGCTGTTTTTTCCACATTCTTTGTTGACGATAGGCATGGGCGTGCTGAGCCCGGAGCGTCTGCCTGTTCAGCAGCAGTTGACGGTTGTTGTAGTAAATGTGCTCTATACGGCTGCATTCAGCGCCGCTGCCATTTACCGGCTGCGAACAGCCGACGTTTCGGCGTAA
- a CDS encoding SDR family oxidoreductase, which yields MQLDLTGRIALVTGATGDLGRVMVRTLADCGADVVIHYRSNEDKALELKQEVEALGRRAITVQADITKQGDVERLQAEAAVGLGHVDIVVANAVIQYQWESVLKQPVEDYESQFESCVMQSVYLAKAFVPAMVERGGGRFIGINTECAMQNAPGQSAYVAGKRGMDGVYRVLAKEVGESGITVNQVAPGWTISERDRAAGSERNEGYEKNVPLKRRGSDQEIANTVAFLASELSSFITGAYVPVNGGNVMPAI from the coding sequence CTGCAACTTGACTTGACTGGTAGGATCGCGCTTGTAACCGGAGCGACTGGAGACTTAGGACGCGTGATGGTTAGAACGCTCGCAGACTGCGGGGCGGATGTCGTCATTCATTATCGTAGCAATGAGGACAAGGCGTTGGAGCTAAAGCAGGAGGTAGAGGCTTTGGGCAGACGCGCGATTACGGTTCAGGCAGATATTACGAAGCAAGGCGATGTGGAGCGGCTGCAAGCGGAAGCGGCGGTAGGCCTTGGGCATGTGGATATTGTCGTGGCGAATGCCGTCATTCAGTACCAGTGGGAAAGCGTGCTGAAGCAGCCGGTGGAGGATTATGAAAGTCAGTTCGAATCCTGCGTCATGCAAAGCGTCTATTTGGCAAAAGCTTTCGTTCCCGCAATGGTGGAGCGCGGCGGCGGTCGTTTTATCGGCATCAATACGGAATGTGCGATGCAAAATGCGCCCGGCCAATCGGCCTACGTAGCAGGCAAAAGAGGGATGGACGGCGTGTACCGCGTGCTTGCCAAGGAGGTTGGCGAGAGCGGCATTACGGTCAACCAAGTGGCGCCGGGCTGGACGATCAGCGAACGGGACCGTGCTGCAGGCAGTGAGCGAAATGAAGGCTATGAGAAAAATGTACCGCTGAAGCGGCGGGGAAGCGATCAGGAAATTGCTAACACAGTCGCATTTCTGGCGTCCGAGCTGTCCAGCTTCATTACAGGTGCGTATGTGCCGGTTAACGGCGGTAATGTTATGCCAGCGATTTAA
- a CDS encoding RidA family protein codes for MSESTISKRLIELGIVLPRASEPAAKYANCVNVNGLLFVSGKGPVGGPQGKLGKDFTTEEGYEFARQAGLEVLAVLQDALGSLDKVKRAVKIQGFVNATAEFEEHHKVLNGCSDLLMDVFGEKGSHARSVLGAVSVRNNLPIIVDSIFEVEE; via the coding sequence ATGTCCGAATCTACGATTAGTAAGCGACTTATTGAACTTGGTATTGTGCTGCCAAGGGCGAGTGAGCCTGCGGCAAAATACGCAAATTGTGTTAATGTGAATGGACTGCTGTTTGTTTCAGGCAAGGGGCCAGTTGGAGGGCCGCAGGGCAAGCTGGGCAAAGACTTCACGACGGAGGAAGGCTATGAATTTGCCCGGCAGGCGGGACTTGAGGTACTGGCCGTGCTGCAAGATGCACTGGGCTCCCTTGATAAAGTAAAACGGGCCGTGAAAATTCAAGGCTTCGTCAATGCGACAGCTGAATTCGAAGAGCATCATAAGGTGCTGAATGGCTGCTCAGACTTATTGATGGATGTGTTCGGAGAAAAAGGAAGCCATGCCCGCTCCGTTCTTGGTGCTGTATCGGTAAGAAACAATCTCCCAATCATTGTGGATTCGATTTTTGAAGTAGAGGAGTAG
- a CDS encoding aldose 1-epimerase, giving the protein MSKQGQALEQAFHGEPAVWLKWGAYEAAVLPEVGANLIAFRDIEKGYHFLHEPAESEMAEFKARPGTHGIPVLFPPNRYQDGTFTMNGKTYSFPINEPSTGNHLHGFVHTAAWEVLDYGTLKTESYVLLQIAVDEQHPIYAYLPHRFAITLRYSLNDQGLFQHISVHNRGNDAMPCLIGFHTAINAPFAPQSAASDYSFTLTAGKRWELDERMLPTGQFQPLSSNEEKLKTTGASPYFEPLDNHYTVEARNGRNQMELTDAREQVTLVYDAGTAYKQWMVWNSNASGQFFCPEPQLNLVNAPNVDLPADEIGLVSLEPNGIWEETSRLYVKPAAK; this is encoded by the coding sequence ATGAGCAAGCAAGGACAAGCGCTTGAGCAAGCATTTCATGGAGAACCAGCCGTTTGGCTAAAATGGGGCGCCTACGAGGCAGCGGTTTTGCCCGAAGTAGGCGCTAACCTGATTGCGTTCCGCGATATAGAGAAGGGCTATCATTTTTTGCATGAGCCGGCTGAGAGCGAAATGGCCGAATTTAAAGCACGTCCTGGTACTCACGGCATTCCCGTGCTGTTCCCTCCAAACCGTTATCAGGATGGCACCTTTACAATGAATGGCAAAACTTATTCGTTTCCTATCAATGAGCCATCAACAGGCAATCATTTGCATGGCTTCGTACATACGGCTGCGTGGGAAGTGCTGGACTATGGCACACTGAAAACCGAAAGCTACGTGCTGCTTCAAATCGCAGTGGATGAGCAGCATCCGATTTATGCTTATTTGCCGCATCGTTTTGCAATTACGCTGCGCTACTCGTTGAATGACCAAGGACTATTCCAGCATATTTCCGTACATAACCGCGGGAATGACGCCATGCCTTGCCTGATTGGCTTCCACACGGCGATTAATGCGCCTTTTGCCCCGCAAAGCGCTGCGAGCGACTACAGCTTCACGCTGACAGCGGGCAAACGCTGGGAATTAGATGAGCGCATGCTGCCGACAGGTCAATTTCAGCCGCTGAGCAGCAACGAAGAGAAGCTGAAAACGACTGGCGCTTCTCCTTATTTCGAGCCGCTGGACAATCATTATACAGTAGAGGCGCGTAACGGCCGCAATCAAATGGAGCTGACGGATGCGCGTGAGCAAGTAACCTTGGTTTACGATGCAGGAACGGCCTATAAGCAGTGGATGGTGTGGAACAGCAACGCCTCCGGCCAGTTTTTCTGCCCTGAGCCGCAGCTTAACCTCGTTAATGCACCGAATGTCGATCTGCCAGCAGACGAAATCGGACTGGTCAGCCTAGAGCCAAACGGCATCTGGGAAGAAACGAGCCGCCTGTATGTAAAGCCGGCTGCCAAGTAA
- a CDS encoding LytTR family transcriptional regulator DNA-binding domain-containing protein, translated as MMNTSLNGARNIYEDFEVESDVLFFKVGMPELVSFHGRNYNIKKRMTGEQIRKLIDDSHFYQVSSNCYINIRKVKAITDGMVYFGTDASDSKNIPIPRRKQTVIKQLVSQAQ; from the coding sequence ATGATGAATACTTCATTGAACGGTGCACGTAATATTTACGAGGATTTTGAGGTCGAGTCGGACGTCCTTTTTTTCAAGGTCGGCATGCCCGAGCTCGTCAGCTTCCACGGCAGAAACTACAATATAAAGAAAAGAATGACCGGGGAACAAATTCGCAAGCTGATTGATGACAGCCATTTTTATCAAGTCAGCTCCAATTGCTACATTAACATTCGCAAGGTGAAGGCGATCACGGACGGCATGGTTTATTTTGGCACCGACGCATCCGACTCCAAGAATATCCCTATTCCTAGACGTAAGCAAACCGTTATCAAGCAGCTCGTAAGCCAGGCGCAATAA
- a CDS encoding lactonase family protein — MKASKLAGIVYIGCYGSVVEPCIYVAKQDSENGSLTVIQQVTGIENASFLSVNEARDRLYAVSETAQASGVRGGEVAAYAIDSATGKLSELNRQSTHGEHPCYVSSDGRSVFAANYTGGNAAMLPLAEDGSLKPAIAVVGSKGELGPNASRQDAPHAHAILPLGGPSPYVYITDLGTDSILIYRQNPDAGEPLQHVASYQLHAGAGPRHLALHEQLPIVYVMNELDSTVSVLRMNEEDAGTLAHVQTISALPEGFNAYNDAAHIALAPSGKFLYTSNRGHNSLAVFAVNGVDGSLTLVQHISCGGEGPRNFTLAPDGSRLLVANQKTNHLLSYQVDADSGLLTLEGEQLQISSPVFVWVG, encoded by the coding sequence ATGAAAGCAAGCAAGCTTGCAGGAATTGTCTATATCGGCTGCTACGGCAGCGTTGTGGAGCCGTGTATTTATGTAGCGAAGCAGGATAGCGAAAATGGTTCGCTAACGGTCATTCAGCAGGTAACGGGTATAGAAAACGCGTCATTTCTGAGCGTGAATGAAGCAAGGGACAGGCTGTATGCGGTCAGTGAAACGGCGCAAGCAAGTGGTGTGCGGGGCGGCGAGGTTGCTGCTTATGCGATTGACTCAGCAACCGGCAAGCTGAGTGAGCTAAACCGCCAGTCTACCCATGGCGAGCATCCATGCTATGTCAGCTCGGATGGCAGATCCGTATTCGCAGCCAATTATACAGGTGGGAATGCAGCGATGCTGCCGCTTGCAGAGGATGGCTCCTTGAAGCCGGCGATAGCAGTTGTCGGCAGCAAGGGAGAGCTTGGGCCAAATGCGAGCCGTCAGGATGCGCCGCATGCCCATGCGATTTTGCCGCTCGGCGGGCCATCGCCCTATGTTTACATAACGGATCTCGGCACGGATTCCATTCTCATATACCGCCAAAATCCAGACGCAGGGGAGCCGCTTCAGCATGTAGCCTCCTACCAGCTGCACGCAGGAGCGGGGCCGCGGCATTTGGCGCTGCACGAGCAGCTTCCTATCGTATACGTAATGAATGAGCTGGATTCCACGGTGTCGGTGCTGCGAATGAATGAAGAGGATGCGGGTACGCTTGCCCATGTGCAGACGATAAGCGCGCTGCCGGAAGGGTTTAACGCGTACAACGATGCGGCGCATATTGCGCTGGCACCGTCGGGCAAGTTTTTGTATACCTCCAATCGCGGCCATAACAGCCTTGCGGTATTTGCAGTAAATGGGGTAGACGGCAGCTTAACGCTTGTGCAGCATATTTCCTGCGGCGGGGAAGGTCCGCGTAATTTTACACTTGCTCCGGATGGCAGCAGGCTGCTCGTGGCGAACCAGAAGACGAATCATCTGCTCAGCTATCAGGTGGATGCAGACAGCGGTCTGCTGACGCTTGAAGGCGAGCAACTGCAAATTTCAAGCCCTGTGTTCGTCTGGGTCGGTTAA
- a CDS encoding MFS transporter, which translates to MTKVQSLSKATKTVDSKNKALFGILFAISGVHLLNDSMQSVVAALFPIFEQSLGLTFGQIGWITFTLYMTSSVLQPVIGILSDKKPAPWMLIAGMCCSMAGMAGLGFAPNFWTLLLAVVFVGFGSAVFHPEGSRVVYFAAGGRRGLAQSIYQVGGNFGQALAPLMTIFIFVPLGQRGAVWGTLLALAGIMLLLRIVPWYAAELAAKGLADRKAKQSGAAAANADALSTKAVAIALGLLLVMVFARSWYAAGITSFYQFYLQRDYGLSIGAAQVPLFLFMAAGVAGTFFGGMLSDRFGRKRMLLFSIAGAAPLTVILPHLPIFWVYPVITLLGLILQSSFSVSVVYAQELMPGKVGMASGLITGLAFGMGGLGAIVLGTAADHYSIAQVMYASSVLPLLGLFGILLPRDRRA; encoded by the coding sequence ATGACCAAGGTACAATCATTGAGTAAAGCTACCAAAACAGTTGATTCGAAAAATAAAGCGTTATTTGGCATATTATTCGCTATAAGCGGCGTCCATCTGCTGAATGATTCCATGCAGTCGGTCGTCGCTGCCCTTTTTCCAATTTTTGAACAATCGCTCGGTTTAACGTTCGGCCAGATCGGCTGGATTACGTTTACTTTGTATATGACCTCCTCCGTATTGCAGCCGGTTATTGGCATTTTATCGGATAAAAAGCCTGCGCCATGGATGCTTATTGCCGGCATGTGCTGCAGTATGGCAGGGATGGCGGGACTTGGCTTTGCGCCAAACTTCTGGACGCTGCTGCTCGCAGTTGTGTTCGTCGGCTTTGGGTCAGCGGTATTCCATCCCGAAGGCTCACGGGTTGTTTATTTTGCTGCGGGCGGCAGGCGCGGACTGGCGCAGTCGATCTATCAGGTCGGCGGCAATTTTGGGCAAGCGCTAGCGCCGCTCATGACGATTTTTATATTCGTCCCGCTTGGGCAGCGTGGTGCCGTATGGGGGACGCTGCTTGCGCTGGCAGGAATTATGCTGCTGCTGCGCATCGTGCCTTGGTACGCAGCGGAGCTTGCGGCGAAAGGGCTTGCCGATCGCAAGGCGAAGCAGAGCGGTGCCGCCGCCGCAAATGCGGATGCACTTAGCACGAAAGCGGTGGCGATTGCGCTGGGGCTGCTGCTCGTCATGGTGTTTGCTCGCTCCTGGTACGCAGCGGGGATTACAAGCTTTTATCAATTTTATTTGCAGCGGGATTATGGGCTGTCGATTGGCGCGGCGCAGGTGCCGCTCTTTCTGTTCATGGCGGCTGGTGTCGCCGGAACCTTCTTTGGCGGCATGCTGTCCGACCGCTTCGGGCGCAAGCGGATGCTGCTGTTCTCCATCGCAGGGGCAGCGCCGCTAACCGTCATTTTGCCGCATTTGCCGATTTTCTGGGTATACCCCGTCATTACGCTGCTCGGCCTCATTCTCCAGTCGAGCTTCTCGGTCAGCGTCGTCTATGCGCAGGAGCTCATGCCAGGAAAAGTCGGCATGGCATCCGGGCTTATTACCGGCCTCGCCTTTGGCATGGGCGGCTTAGGAGCCATTGTGCTCGGCACAGCAGCCGACCACTACAGCATCGCGCAGGTGATGTACGCCTCCAGCGTGCTGCCGCTGCTCGGCTTGTTCGGTATTTTACTGCCGAGGGATCGGCGGGCTTAA
- a CDS encoding DUF2087 domain-containing protein, with protein sequence MSQNDLFWSAELVDLKKGFVFVQEEGRYSCLICGAAFEDGEIFRVPDRDNRDKWYDARKYAAYHVQHSHGSMLDYLLGLDKKASGLTDLQKQLIRQFASGMSDAEIVKSSGGGSASTIRNHRFVLKEKAKQAKLLLAAIELMESGVSADAPRFMPIHRTATQIDERYAITEDEYESIMQQYFPQGPNGPLASFPRKEKRKVAILRHISAYFEASRKYTEKEVNDLLKRYWEADYVTLRRYLIEYGFLDRTDDGSEYWVKG encoded by the coding sequence TTGTCGCAAAATGATTTATTCTGGTCAGCAGAGCTTGTCGACTTGAAGAAAGGCTTTGTGTTCGTTCAAGAAGAGGGGCGCTACAGCTGTCTTATATGTGGAGCAGCCTTCGAGGATGGAGAGATATTTCGTGTTCCTGATCGTGATAATCGTGATAAATGGTATGATGCCCGCAAATATGCGGCCTATCATGTTCAGCATAGCCATGGCTCGATGCTCGATTATTTGCTCGGTCTGGATAAGAAGGCGAGCGGGCTTACCGATTTGCAAAAGCAGCTTATTCGTCAGTTCGCCTCAGGCATGTCCGATGCGGAAATCGTCAAAAGCTCAGGAGGAGGCAGCGCCTCGACCATTCGCAACCATCGGTTTGTATTGAAGGAGAAGGCGAAGCAGGCGAAGCTGCTGCTGGCCGCCATCGAGCTGATGGAGAGTGGAGTGTCGGCAGATGCACCGCGTTTTATGCCGATTCACCGCACAGCGACGCAGATTGATGAACGGTATGCGATAACGGAGGATGAATACGAGTCGATTATGCAGCAATATTTTCCACAGGGGCCGAATGGTCCGCTTGCTTCGTTTCCACGCAAGGAAAAGCGCAAGGTGGCGATTTTGCGCCATATTTCAGCATACTTTGAAGCATCGCGCAAGTACACGGAGAAGGAAGTAAATGATCTGCTCAAACGTTACTGGGAAGCGGACTATGTGACGCTGCGCCGTTATTTGATTGAATATGGCTTTCTTGACCGTACGGATGATGGCAGCGAATATTGGGTTAAAGGCTGA
- a CDS encoding GIY-YIG nuclease family protein produces MNKEERKQLTAQYMEQERVMGVYQITNTASGRRFIGSTSNMDGALNRVRFELDFGTHKNDELQMDWNEQGAAQFEFDILEKMKLEDKVLFDYKDVLPATPGGTSAEQMRKYKKAAEELEQKWLEKLLAEGVDCYNERE; encoded by the coding sequence ATGAATAAAGAAGAGCGCAAGCAACTGACGGCACAGTATATGGAGCAGGAACGAGTGATGGGCGTCTATCAAATTACGAATACGGCAAGCGGACGCAGGTTTATTGGCTCAACCTCCAATATGGATGGGGCGCTGAACCGCGTGCGGTTTGAGCTGGACTTTGGCACGCACAAAAATGATGAGCTGCAAATGGATTGGAATGAGCAGGGAGCAGCGCAGTTCGAATTTGATATTTTGGAAAAAATGAAGCTTGAAGATAAGGTGCTGTTCGATTACAAGGATGTGCTCCCGGCTACGCCGGGCGGCACGTCGGCCGAGCAAATGCGCAAATATAAAAAAGCGGCGGAGGAGCTTGAGCAGAAGTGGCTGGAGAAGCTGCTGGCTGAAGGTGTCGATTGTTATAACGAGCGGGAATAG
- a CDS encoding FMN-dependent NADH-azoreductase translates to MSTVLYITAHPHDHSTSFSLAVGEEFINAYREANPSDEIVHLDLFNLDIPAIDADVFSGWGKLQSGTAFDQLSAAEQAKVARLGELVDQFVAADKYVFVSPMWNFSFPPVLKAYIDAVSVAGKTFKYTAEGPVGLLTDKKGLHIQASGGVYSEGPAAAMESGFSYLKKISLFYGIPSFEPLFVEGMAVSQDQGAAIKAQAIVKAKEIAASF, encoded by the coding sequence ATGTCTACTGTATTGTACATTACTGCACACCCGCACGATCACTCCACATCTTTCAGCCTTGCTGTAGGTGAAGAGTTCATTAACGCTTATCGTGAAGCTAATCCTTCTGATGAAATCGTTCATCTTGATCTGTTCAATCTTGATATTCCTGCAATTGATGCTGACGTATTCAGCGGTTGGGGCAAGCTGCAATCCGGCACTGCTTTCGATCAGCTTTCTGCTGCTGAGCAAGCAAAAGTTGCACGCCTTGGCGAGCTCGTAGATCAGTTCGTTGCAGCTGATAAATATGTTTTCGTTTCTCCAATGTGGAACTTCTCGTTCCCTCCGGTTCTGAAAGCATACATTGACGCGGTTTCCGTTGCTGGCAAAACGTTCAAATATACGGCTGAAGGTCCTGTAGGCTTGCTTACTGATAAAAAAGGCTTGCACATCCAAGCTAGCGGCGGCGTTTATTCCGAAGGCCCTGCAGCTGCAATGGAAAGCGGCTTTAGCTACCTGAAAAAAATCTCGTTGTTCTACGGCATTCCTTCCTTCGAGCCGCTGTTTGTTGAAGGTATGGCTGTATCGCAAGATCAAGGCGCAGCTATTAAAGCACAAGCAATCGTTAAAGCGAAAGAAATTGCTGCAAGCTTCTAA